Proteins co-encoded in one Acidovorax sp. 69 genomic window:
- a CDS encoding LysR family transcriptional regulator translates to MKSSERSFARRIDLTSLQLFVAVCELGSIGRAAEREFIAASAVSKRLSDLETAVDTALLYRHSRGVTLTPAGESLLHHARTVLFGLERMQGELSEYADGVRGHVRMHANISAIFQFLPEDLGAFAREHSQIKIDLQEHLSSDVLHAVQEGAADLGICNIGMVNANGALELQSRPYRADNLVLVVPQAHDLSALSAINFEEVLDWDIVGLHANSSISLAMRSAAATAGRPLRQRIQVTGLDAMCRMIDNGLGVGLLPDRAFALMRGVGNLQAIPLTDAWAHRELRVVARDFDALPVTARLLVEHLVPRSDTVPAP, encoded by the coding sequence ATGAAAAGCTCCGAGCGCAGTTTTGCGCGCCGTATCGACCTGACCTCGCTGCAATTGTTTGTGGCGGTGTGTGAGCTTGGCAGCATCGGCCGCGCGGCAGAGCGCGAGTTCATTGCGGCGTCGGCAGTGAGCAAGCGGCTGTCAGACCTGGAAACCGCCGTAGATACCGCCCTGCTCTACCGCCACAGCCGGGGCGTCACGCTCACCCCCGCCGGAGAAAGCCTCCTGCACCACGCACGCACGGTGCTGTTCGGGCTGGAGCGCATGCAGGGCGAGCTCAGCGAATACGCCGACGGCGTGCGCGGCCATGTGCGCATGCACGCCAACATCTCGGCGATCTTCCAGTTTCTGCCCGAAGACCTGGGCGCGTTTGCGCGCGAACACAGCCAGATCAAGATCGACCTGCAAGAGCACCTCTCCAGCGACGTGCTGCACGCCGTGCAGGAAGGCGCTGCCGACCTGGGCATCTGCAACATCGGCATGGTCAATGCCAACGGTGCCCTGGAACTGCAAAGCCGCCCCTACCGTGCAGACAATTTAGTGCTGGTCGTGCCGCAGGCGCACGATTTATCTGCGCTATCTGCTATTAATTTTGAAGAAGTCCTGGACTGGGACATTGTGGGTCTGCACGCCAACAGCAGCATCAGCCTGGCCATGCGCTCGGCCGCCGCCACCGCCGGGCGCCCGCTGCGCCAGCGCATCCAGGTCACGGGGCTCGATGCCATGTGCCGCATGATTGACAACGGACTGGGTGTGGGCCTGCTGCCCGACCGCGCCTTCGCCCTCATGCGCGGCGTGGGCAATCTGCAGGCCATTCCATTGACCGACGCCTGGGCACACCGCGAGCTGCGGGTGGTGGCCCGCGACTTTGACGCCCTGCCCGTCACCGCCCGATTGCTCGTTGAGCACCTCGTGCCCCGCTCAGACACGGTACCGGCGCCCTGA
- a CDS encoding MBL fold metallo-hydrolase, with translation MSVNITFLGGSGTVTGSKYLVRYNGKSLLLDCGLFQGYKQLRLRNWQPLPLAPGQVDAVVLTHAHLDHSGYLPLLARDGYKHAIHCTPGTRDLCTILLPDSGHLQEEDAAFLNRHQLSSHSPALPLYTRLDAMHCLKQFQIHALHKAFEPLPGWRVTFSPAGHILGAASVLLEVGGRRILFSGDLGRPDDLLMNPPDAPPPADTVLIESTYGDREHPHEGLLDELGPALQRLAARGGIAVVPVFAVGRAQVVLHAIGLLKAQGVVPPSLKVFLDSPMAVSTTGLFQHHMQEHRLSGREVQALEHGATMVQTPEQSKGLAKLHGPMVILSASGMATGGRVLHHLALHAGDHRNMIILTGHQAPGTRGARLADGEKNIRIHGQDVAVRAEVVRLSSASAHADGNQLIAWLRSMGHAPDQVYVVHGEMGAADQLRQRIEHELRWRASVPEHGSTLNA, from the coding sequence ATGAGCGTCAACATTACCTTCCTGGGCGGCTCAGGCACCGTCACCGGCTCCAAATACCTGGTGCGCTACAACGGCAAAAGTCTGCTGCTGGATTGCGGACTTTTCCAGGGTTACAAGCAGCTGCGGCTGCGCAATTGGCAGCCCTTGCCATTGGCTCCAGGGCAGGTCGATGCAGTGGTGCTGACCCATGCCCACCTGGACCACAGCGGGTATCTGCCCCTGCTGGCACGCGACGGCTACAAACATGCCATACATTGCACGCCGGGAACGCGCGACCTGTGCACCATCCTGTTGCCAGACAGCGGGCATCTGCAGGAGGAAGACGCGGCCTTTCTCAATAGGCACCAGCTCAGCAGCCACAGCCCCGCCCTGCCCCTGTACACCCGGCTTGACGCGATGCACTGTCTCAAGCAGTTCCAGATCCATGCGTTGCACAAAGCCTTCGAGCCGCTGCCCGGCTGGCGCGTGACTTTTTCACCCGCAGGCCACATCCTGGGTGCCGCCAGCGTTTTGCTGGAAGTGGGGGGGCGGCGCATTCTGTTCTCAGGCGACTTGGGGCGGCCCGATGACCTGCTCATGAACCCGCCGGACGCACCACCCCCTGCAGACACGGTTCTCATCGAATCCACCTACGGCGATCGCGAGCACCCCCACGAGGGCCTGCTGGATGAGCTGGGCCCTGCCCTGCAGCGCTTGGCTGCACGCGGCGGCATTGCGGTCGTGCCGGTGTTTGCAGTGGGTCGTGCGCAGGTGGTCCTGCATGCCATTGGCCTGCTCAAGGCGCAGGGGGTCGTGCCGCCCTCCCTCAAAGTGTTTCTGGATAGCCCCATGGCCGTCAGCACCACCGGCTTGTTCCAGCACCACATGCAGGAGCACCGCCTCAGCGGCCGTGAGGTTCAGGCGCTGGAACACGGCGCCACCATGGTCCAGACACCGGAACAATCCAAGGGGCTGGCAAAACTGCATGGCCCCATGGTCATCTTGTCGGCCAGCGGCATGGCCACCGGGGGCCGTGTGCTGCATCACCTGGCGCTGCACGCGGGGGACCATCGCAACATGATCATCTTGACGGGCCATCAGGCGCCTGGCACGCGGGGTGCGCGCCTGGCAGACGGTGAAAAAAACATCCGCATCCACGGCCAGGACGTTGCCGTGCGTGCAGAGGTGGTGCGGCTATCGTCGGCCTCGGCCCACGCCGATGGCAACCAGCTGATCGCTTGGCTGCGCAGCATGGGCCACGCGCCGGACCAGGTGTACGTGGTGCACGGAGAAATGGGCGCTGCCGATCAGCTGCGCCAGCGCATTGAGCACGAATTGCGGTGGCGGGCCTCGGTGCCTGAGCACGGCAGTACGCTCAATGCCTGA
- a CDS encoding GspH/FimT family pseudopilin, translated as MKKFAYHCPRVAQRGFTLIELLVTLALAAILGSLAAPSVRDFIIRSKLTNLGNEFTGSVLKARNEAVNRNTCVTMCMSSSAGNASPACTTTGDDWQVGWIAFLNPSCDSGANSPTDSINMLLARPNVGSDYLIQAQGSSPTKKMTFSARGSPSLGAAGQFNIVYQEVNNPLNKYAFNICLDGLGRTRTIPGDKICSAYK; from the coding sequence ATGAAAAAGTTCGCTTACCACTGTCCGCGCGTGGCACAACGTGGGTTCACGTTGATCGAGTTGTTGGTGACTCTCGCTTTGGCTGCCATTTTGGGTAGTTTGGCTGCGCCCTCCGTGCGAGATTTCATCATTCGTAGCAAGTTGACAAACCTTGGCAATGAGTTCACCGGCAGTGTGCTCAAAGCACGCAATGAAGCTGTCAATCGCAACACGTGTGTGACCATGTGCATGAGCAGTAGTGCAGGTAATGCGTCCCCGGCGTGCACCACTACGGGCGATGACTGGCAAGTTGGTTGGATTGCCTTCCTCAATCCAAGCTGCGACAGTGGTGCCAACTCGCCGACAGATTCCATCAACATGCTGCTTGCCCGCCCAAACGTGGGTAGTGACTACCTAATCCAAGCTCAAGGGAGCTCTCCAACAAAAAAAATGACCTTTTCTGCACGAGGTTCACCAAGTTTAGGAGCTGCGGGTCAATTTAATATTGTTTATCAAGAGGTGAATAATCCATTGAATAAATATGCCTTTAATATTTGCCTGGATGGACTGGGGCGGACGCGAACTATTCCTGGTGATAAAATTTGCTCGGCGTATAAATGA
- the pilV gene encoding type IV pilus modification protein PilV: protein MLKSARVRSRGVTLIEMMVAILVLSIGMLGIAGLQAATSKYKINTWARSSASTLLSDLSERVRINPDAAGTSFAGEGVTTTSGYVVAANWAAQQSDALTITKNCETAACTSSERATYDLLIWRQRLRESMPQGAALVSGDRRNGLNIAMMWFDKELVDDPSSASATLVKAPVCNGTEAGMAQQTCCPTEAAAPVGVRCARFSFVP from the coding sequence ATGCTCAAAAGCGCTCGTGTGCGATCGAGGGGTGTGACATTAATTGAAATGATGGTAGCCATCCTTGTGTTGTCCATTGGAATGTTGGGCATTGCGGGGCTTCAGGCGGCGACTTCCAAATACAAAATTAATACTTGGGCTCGATCATCAGCATCCACGTTGTTGTCGGATTTGTCTGAACGGGTCCGCATCAATCCGGATGCTGCGGGTACAAGTTTTGCAGGTGAGGGGGTGACCACAACGTCGGGATATGTGGTGGCAGCCAACTGGGCTGCGCAACAGTCTGATGCGTTGACGATCACTAAAAATTGCGAAACTGCTGCTTGCACATCATCGGAGCGTGCTACCTATGATCTCTTGATTTGGCGGCAGCGCTTACGCGAAAGCATGCCGCAAGGGGCAGCTTTGGTTTCTGGTGATCGAAGAAACGGTTTGAACATCGCGATGATGTGGTTTGATAAAGAGCTGGTGGATGATCCCAGTAGTGCAAGCGCGACGCTTGTGAAGGCCCCTGTTTGTAATGGAACAGAGGCTGGCATGGCGCAACAGACTTGTTGCCCTACTGAAGCAGCTGCACCTGTTGGTGTCCGCTGTGCACGTTTCTCTTTTGTGCCTTGA
- a CDS encoding PilW family protein: MNKSSQSSLLYQSQRGLTIIELLVAMTISLVIVIAAAYMYLASRESQRAIDRSSSSRETSAYVMQMLGREIMNAGFYPAIALPIPPDATQRGMYDTYPPLPAEPRVVTDWQNPLTGWPPTAFQTGIFGCDGGKLDVQSSTCPAVDNTLADTIVINYFTSDTPAMERTTGRRFDCTGSDAGGDPSNAERKKNSGGAPPGTPHTATANNIPPQLPIFVSNRFSLSSIKMSVDQQDVNSKSLVCSGNGQSPHGVADATAYQPIISGLEDLQFSYGVYSTDATLVPGRYYTASEVGALPSVVINGLTLSAWQRVTAVRVCVLSRTAGGNTRIADKTSAPRTYLDCSDTAKNQPTGDTITRSVEVFGLRNNLKQYY; the protein is encoded by the coding sequence ATGAATAAATCCAGTCAATCTTCTCTCCTGTATCAATCTCAGCGTGGCCTGACTATTATTGAATTGCTGGTGGCCATGACCATTAGCTTGGTGATTGTCATTGCTGCTGCCTACATGTATTTGGCATCGCGCGAATCCCAGCGCGCCATTGATCGGAGTAGTAGCAGTCGAGAAACGAGCGCCTATGTGATGCAGATGCTCGGCCGCGAAATCATGAATGCAGGTTTTTACCCTGCTATAGCCCTACCGATTCCGCCCGACGCCACACAGCGAGGTATGTATGACACATACCCTCCATTACCTGCTGAGCCACGGGTAGTTACAGATTGGCAAAACCCTTTGACTGGATGGCCGCCGACTGCTTTTCAAACAGGAATTTTTGGGTGTGATGGGGGGAAGTTAGATGTTCAATCCAGCACCTGTCCCGCTGTGGACAATACGTTAGCAGATACTATCGTTATTAATTATTTTACCTCAGACACTCCGGCAATGGAGAGAACGACAGGCAGGCGGTTTGACTGCACCGGTTCTGATGCAGGCGGAGATCCTAGTAATGCAGAGCGGAAAAAGAACTCTGGTGGAGCGCCTCCTGGAACACCTCATACTGCTACCGCTAATAATATTCCACCGCAATTGCCAATTTTTGTCTCGAATCGGTTTTCGTTGAGTTCCATAAAAATGTCTGTGGATCAGCAGGATGTCAATTCAAAGAGTTTGGTTTGCAGTGGAAATGGACAAAGTCCACATGGAGTAGCAGACGCTACGGCTTATCAACCAATAATTTCAGGTCTTGAAGATTTACAGTTTTCTTATGGAGTTTACAGCACCGACGCTACGTTGGTGCCTGGACGGTATTACACGGCTTCCGAGGTTGGTGCGTTGCCCAGTGTAGTTATCAATGGCTTGACGCTATCAGCATGGCAGCGGGTTACAGCCGTGCGTGTTTGTGTTCTTTCACGTACTGCAGGTGGGAATACACGCATTGCAGATAAAACAAGTGCGCCGCGTACCTATCTTGATTGCAGCGATACCGCCAAGAATCAGCCGACAGGGGACACAATTACCCGCTCTGTTGAGGTTTTTGGTTTGCGCAACAATCTTAAACAATATTATTAG
- a CDS encoding PilX N-terminal domain-containing pilus assembly protein — MSGAKQQQGAASLTRERGVALVVVLLFLVAITGISVWTARQSMLAEGMARNQMDQEAARQAAESALRDAERDIDNAPLGVLMAGASCQRNGATTDTDGLSPSSFTIGCTGGLCLKDDASYASSDWSAATTSNTTVAEPWWPASKGGLWNDDETTKPGRDPVSSSNCDSFTGGVPLGTYSGVPAMRGVAKQPEYLIEVFQRKHVRINLDETQVTSTGEKANQWSTMYRITARGFGYSQRTQVVLQSVFFP; from the coding sequence GTGTCAGGCGCCAAGCAGCAGCAGGGCGCTGCCTCGTTAACACGCGAGCGGGGGGTTGCGTTGGTGGTTGTACTGCTTTTTCTCGTTGCTATTACGGGGATCAGCGTCTGGACGGCCCGTCAATCCATGTTGGCAGAAGGCATGGCCCGTAATCAAATGGACCAGGAGGCCGCTCGGCAAGCCGCTGAGTCGGCGCTCCGTGATGCTGAGCGAGATATTGATAACGCACCATTGGGCGTTCTCATGGCGGGAGCATCTTGTCAGCGAAATGGTGCAACAACTGACACCGATGGCCTCAGCCCCAGTAGTTTTACTATTGGCTGCACGGGGGGGCTATGTTTGAAAGATGACGCGAGTTATGCGTCGAGTGACTGGTCAGCGGCAACGACGTCAAACACTACCGTGGCAGAACCGTGGTGGCCCGCAAGCAAAGGCGGATTGTGGAATGATGATGAAACCACTAAGCCAGGTCGCGATCCTGTCAGTTCGAGCAATTGCGACTCGTTCACTGGTGGTGTTCCCTTGGGAACTTACAGTGGCGTTCCTGCCATGCGGGGTGTTGCTAAGCAACCTGAGTACTTGATCGAAGTATTTCAACGTAAGCATGTCCGAATCAATCTTGATGAGACGCAAGTGACATCTACAGGCGAGAAAGCCAATCAGTGGTCGACAATGTATCGAATTACCGCCCGTGGCTTCGGTTATTCACAGCGAACGCAGGTAGTTTTGCAGTCGGTGTTTTTCCCATAA